The following are encoded in a window of Candidatus Methylomirabilota bacterium genomic DNA:
- the trxB gene encoding thioredoxin-disulfide reductase — MATTRKVIIIGSGPAGYTAAIYTARANLSPVMFTGIQAGGQLMLTTLVENYPGFVEGIDGPPLMETFQKQAQRFGTEMIAEDVTEVDFSKRPFRVTAGETTLDAHSVIIATGATAKLLGLPNESALMGRGVSTCATCDGFFFKDQNIMVVGGGDSAMEEALYLSRLGKKVELVHRRDQFRASKIMQERAMKNPKISLTLDTVVEDVLDPSQGKVTAVRLRNLKTGAQWETPVDGFFVAIGHEPNTAIFRGQIALHDNNYIKVEPGTTKTSVPGVFAAGDVQDFTYRQAVTAAGTGCMAALEAERYLEANVPDH, encoded by the coding sequence ATGGCGACGACTCGGAAGGTCATCATCATCGGCTCGGGGCCGGCCGGCTATACCGCGGCCATCTATACGGCGCGGGCGAACCTGTCCCCGGTGATGTTCACGGGCATCCAGGCAGGCGGACAGCTCATGCTGACCACGCTCGTGGAGAACTATCCCGGCTTCGTGGAGGGCATCGACGGGCCTCCGCTCATGGAGACCTTCCAGAAGCAGGCGCAGCGCTTCGGCACCGAGATGATCGCCGAGGACGTCACCGAGGTGGACTTCTCGAAGCGCCCGTTCCGCGTCACCGCCGGCGAGACCACGCTCGATGCCCACTCGGTGATCATCGCCACCGGCGCCACCGCCAAGCTGCTAGGGCTGCCCAACGAGTCCGCCCTCATGGGGCGTGGCGTGTCCACGTGCGCGACTTGCGACGGCTTCTTCTTCAAGGACCAGAACATCATGGTGGTGGGGGGCGGGGACTCCGCGATGGAGGAGGCCCTCTATCTCTCGCGCCTGGGCAAGAAGGTCGAGCTCGTGCACCGCCGCGACCAGTTCCGCGCCTCCAAGATCATGCAGGAGCGCGCGATGAAGAATCCGAAGATCTCCCTCACCCTCGACACCGTGGTGGAGGACGTGCTGGATCCCAGCCAGGGCAAGGTGACGGCGGTGCGCCTGCGCAATCTCAAGACCGGCGCCCAGTGGGAGACGCCGGTGGATGGGTTCTTCGTGGCCATCGGGCACGAGCCCAACACCGCCATCTTCCGCGGTCAGATCGCGCTCCACGACAACAACTACATCAAGGTAGAGCCGGGCACGACCAAGACGTCGGTGCCGGGCGTGTTCGCCGCGGGCGACGTGCAGGACTTCACCTATCGTCAGGCGGTGACGGCGGCGGGCACCGGCTGCATGGCCGCGCTCGAAGCCGAGCGGTACCTCGAGGCCAACGTCCCCGACCACTAG